From the genome of Methanobacterium formicicum:
TTGGTTTAGACTCTGGTTTGGGTGCCACAATTATCACCAATTCTTAATGATTTATAATGATAATGATTTATAATGATGTTTTCTTTCTAGTTGATTAGAATATATAAAGTTTGTGCATAACCAACATCTTTAAGCCATAATCAGTAATACTTTAATAATAATTTCCCGGGAAATAGGGAATACTTCTTATGGTCAGACATAGGAAATTATCAATTATCACAAGTTATATATAAAATCTGATGTTATAAAAACCAAAATTTCCCACAAACACCATTCATAACCTTGTTTTCCACTAAAATAAAAATATATCCAGAAAAAAATAGTGTTAAGTAAGGGCATACATCGCCCCTTTACACCCCAATTTTGTATTATTTAGACCTTTGGTTCCAGTCTTATTATTCAGACCTTTGGTTCCAGTCTTTTTATCATAAAAGCCATGAAGGCCACAATAGCAGGGAATAAGAACAAGTACATAATTATAAGCAGTATTGGTGGTACAACTGACCCCATAACCGTTGCTGCGGCGATAATCATGATCATGAAGATAACTGGACCCAGTATGGCCACGAACATGTAGATCATGGTAAATGAGTTGAGTTTTTGGGCGTAGTCCTTTAGCTTCATCCTCATTTCATAGGCAGTATCATCGGCAATTACGCTCAGTGTTTTGGCCAGATCCCCCCCGCTGGTTAACGTACGGGTGATCTGGTGTATGGCCCGGGTTAGTCCGTCGGAGTTAATCCTCTCACTCATATCCACCAGGGCCTTTTCCGTGGTTTCTCCGTATTTTATTTCCTCCAGTGCCCGGGCGAATTCTTCAGAAAGAGGTCCGTAACCAGACATGGCTATGGATCTCATACTATCATGTAAACCAATTCCAGCCCTTAATTCCGTGGCCATTTGCCGTAAAGCGTAGGGTAATTCCCGTGAAGCAGCGGTAGAACGGCCACCAGTTTTGATTTTGGGCATATACACGATGAACATGGTCATGAGCAAGATGATAATACCGAAAACCAGCCCGATCTCCACACCGAATCCCAGAACCACGATGATGGTGAAAACAACGGCAAAGGCAATTACACCCATAATTAAAATAAGTTTAGGATCCAAACCTGGTTTTTCCTCTTCCTTCAGAAGCTCTTCCAGGGATGCTTTACGAACTGCCTCCTTCTGGGCTTTATCATCA
Proteins encoded in this window:
- a CDS encoding type II secretion system F family protein — translated: MVFGGIKKVFNRIGDLTVNSSQKVGGGVQKVSEGVQKPVKKIRDVERPKISRPSIKRETKPEEGAFEPKSVSKTKASRKVIKKMGMEKDEIEIFRDLIDQKYERKEKVEDDDKAQKEAVRKASLEELLKEEEKPGLDPKLILIMGVIAFAVVFTIIVVLGFGVEIGLVFGIIILLMTMFIVYMPKIKTGGRSTAASRELPYALRQMATELRAGIGLHDSMRSIAMSGYGPLSEEFARALEEIKYGETTEKALVDMSERINSDGLTRAIHQITRTLTSGGDLAKTLSVIADDTAYEMRMKLKDYAQKLNSFTMIYMFVAILGPVIFMIMIIAAATVMGSVVPPILLIIMYLFLFPAIVAFMAFMIKRLEPKV